The window GCACACCAACGGTTATTACTGATACCAACAACAAACTTACTAATAATTTTTTCATAGACAATCCCCCTGAAAAGAACCCTAACCACTACACTATTAAACATGTAGTAAGAATACCACCAGGCACCATGTCCGTAAAGAACAACATACAGTTTTTTATAACATTTTTTATGAAAAGAATAAGACTAATTAACCCGCTCATCAACAAGGACCATTTCAGGAACAAATGGCTCCCCAAGGCTTGTAGTGCCAGATCCACTCGTGCTTGCTGGTACTACGGCCAACATTTCTTCAAGCAATTGATGTAAAATCTGTAAAAAATAGGTCTGCTTTTTTTCTAAAAACTCTTGCATATCAGCACGATCTACACTCTGAGCCATCGCCATAATATGCCGCGCTAAACCTTTTTGTAATGCATCAACTTTCACGCGCATGGCCTCATCGAGAACCTGTGTTCTCATATACTGCTCTTGAATAGCAACCAACGATCGCACTGATTCCAAAGCGTCACGAATTTTCAAAGCCTGCTCATTGGTTAATGCAAGGTTTTTGACAAATAATCGCACCCACTCTTTAATATCCGCAATAACACGCTCTCCACTTGTTCGCACTTCTGATGAACCAAGTGCAGCCTGCATAGCCTGTAAAATAGCATCATAAGTAACCGTTGAAGCCTGCTGCGCATCAAAAAGATGCTTAACTGCCTGTGCAATCGCTTGTTTTTGGCCATCGTTGAGCTGAACAACCTGTTTTTCCGAATCTAACTGCCTAGTGCCCACGCTGACTTCAGGATCAAGCGATATAATTATATCGCTATAAGGATCAGACATTGAAAAAACCTGGCCGCCTTCGATAAGAATCATCCCTATCGCTATTACTATCTTTTTCATCCTATTTCTCCTAATGAATACCACTTTAATTTTTTTTAGGATAGCCCTCCATACTTAACTATACTAGCAATAATCAATTACAAATTGCAACTAAATAAATAGGACTCGCCTCCTCTGCCACACTTGAATAGCTTGACAAAAAGCCCCTTTCTCATAGGCTTATGTGAGATATATCACCAATCTCACAAAGAGGTCCCATGACACGCGAAGCCCAATATAACGCCACTGATTACCCAAAAACCCTTCTTTTAGGCGTTCAAGCACCTTATAACCATACTAAAAGTATAGAGACCTACTTTGAAGAATTTGTCAATTTAGCAAAAACTAACAATATCAGAAATTATGAGACGCTCTTCATTAAAATAAGAGACATTGACACTTCTTACTTTTTAACCAAAGGTAAGCTTAATGACGTCAAAGAATATTGCGACAAGCATGAAATTGAAGAAGTAGTTTTCTCTGAGATGCTCACGTGCCGACAAGAATCTAATCTTAGTGATTTTTTTGACTGTAAAATTTTTGATCGCACACAACTTATTTTAGAAATCTTTGATAAAGCAGCTCATTCAGCTGAAGGCAAAACACAAGTTGCCATAGCCATGCTTCAATTCCAAAAAACTCGGTTAACAGGCCAAGGTATCCATCTTGACCAACAAGCTGGCCACCGCGGTATGCGTGGTGGGTTTGGTGAAACAACCAAAGAAAAAGAACGTCGCCATATCGAAAACACCATGCTTAAACTAAAGCGACAACTTGAAGCTCTGCATCACAATCGTGAAATACAACGAAAACAACGTATCAATAATCAGATACCTCATATATGTATTATTGGTTATACTAACGCTGGCAAGTCCACAATCCTCAATGCACTAACCAAAAGTAATGTGCTTGCTGAAGATAAATTATTTGCAACGCTTGATACAACAACACGCGAACTGTATATCAATAAGAAGAAAGTCGGTGTTCTATCAGACACTGTAGGTTTTATTCAACAATTACCTCCTCATCTCATTGCAGCTTTCAAGTCTACCTTGTCAGAACTACAATATGCTGATTTATTAATACACGTTATTGATCTTTCTGATCCAAACTGGGAATCCCATATTAACGTTGTACACCAAATTCTCAGAGATCTTGATATACACAAAGAAATGGTCTATGCCTTCAATAAGATTGATAAAATACCTGCAATTGAAACACTTTATGGACCAGTATCAACCTATCAACCTCATGTTTTAGTCTCTTCTTTAAATAAAGAAGGATTACAATCTCTTATTGAATTTATTGCCACCTGGGATTCTCGAAATAAGAACGCAGATAGTGAATTGACCCCTACAGAACAAAAGTAAATAATTGTTTTTTATCCTGACTCATGCTATATATAGAGCGTTTCAATCGGCACTCTGTAACTCTTTTTACGCAGGATAAATCATGAATAACATTGCAACGACATTACTATACACAAGCCTATTACTCTGCCCATACATCAACGCTATGGACACGGCTTCTAACGCTTCATCTGATGGCGCTGGTTGGGTAGACTTAGCAAAAGTAAGCAGCAGAAACAAAGTACGATGCGCCCCAAAAAGTTCTACACAGCCAAATACTCCAGAAATTCAACAAACTGCACCGAATTTTGCCGTTTCTCTTGCTGCAGCAACCCTAAAAATTAACACACAGCATCAAAATAACTCAGAAACTCCTCAGCAAAACAATACACACGTTTCACCTTTTGAACTACCGGCAACGGCGATGCGAAAATCACATTCAGCGTGCCAAATATCACACCTAGACCAACTACCATCATCTACACCGGCAACTTCTAATCGCTCACAAAGCACCTCACCAAAACCACAAGCTCAAGAAGCTTTTGAACTCGCATCAAAAAATGCCGCTGCTTCAAGTGCTACAACCGACACTAGTGCATCGGCAGCACCAATAATGACCACCGTCTCCCAAGCAACCCTCGTGCAAATCCGCTCAGGAGATACTCCTCTAGCTTCCCTCAGCAGTTCAGTTACCGCACAACAAAATCAAACATCTGCTGTTGCAGCCCAACAAATAACCCTTACCATGGTCGCTGAAGCCAAAGACGACATTAAGCCTTCGGAGGCAAAAAAACGTCTAGCAAAAAAACCACTTTCAGATGGCTCAACATCAACAAATCCTTGTTGCGTAATCTTATAAAAACATCTCAGAGGCTTTGTAGTTTACTTTTGATATATTTTTTTGTATGAATTGATGATCTTTCATATCATCGTACATTCGTATACAAAGGGATATCTATGAAGCCTCTTATCAATATTAACCGAAAATATTTGGTCATCATTGCACTCACCTATGTCTCTTGTAGCTACACAGATTCAGAACAGGAATACCTCGATTTAGCAAAAACCTACGCCAAGCACAACAATCAAAACAAAGCTCTTGAATACTATCAAAAAGCTCTGACTGAAAATCCCACTAACTTCGAAGCTTGCTTCAATAGCGCAAGCATCTTCTACAGCCAAGACAATCCAACTAATGCCATTATATTCTATAAAAAAGCTATCGCTCTTAATCCCAACAGCCCTGCTGCCTGGTTCAATGTAGGCATGAGCTATAACCAAGACGGTAATACCGACCAAGCTATGGTTGCTTTCAAAAAAACTATTGAACTCAACCCAAGCCATAGCAAAGCTCATCAACATTTGGCCAGCATCTATGAAAAACAAAAGAACATACCATTAGCGTTAGTACACAACAAAATTTCTCTCACCTTTGATCCTAACAATGTTGAAACGCTCAGAAAAACTGCCAATCTCCTCAAACAATCTGATAATTTTGAGGAAGCCATACCACTATTTCAACGCGCGTTGGCATCTGATCCAAAGAACATTCATACCATGCTTGATTTAGCAAACACCTACAACATGATTGACGACCTTGATGCCGCACTCACGTGGTATCAACAGATATTAGAGATTAATCCGGCTATTAATGAAGCGCGCTATAACTATGCCTTTACGCTCAAAAAGCAGGGACATTTTATCCAAGCAATGGAAATTTACAAAGAATTAATCGCCATCAAGCCGACCTATGCACAACCTCATTTCAGCCTATCGCTCGCCTATTTATCACTTGGTGACTTTGAGCATGGATGGCAAGAATACGAATGGCGCTGGGCTGCTTATAATGAAACACCCAAAAAGTTTAACGCACCATTATGGCAAGGCGAAGATATTCAAGGAAAAACGATTCTCTTGTATTCAGAGCAAGGCCTGGGTGACACCTTCCAATTTATTCGCTATGCAAAACTTATCAGCGAACAAGGCGGTACGGTGATTTTTCAAGCACAAAAACCGCTAAAAACCATATTAAGCCTATGTCCTTATATTCACCGGGTTGTTATTGCTGGTGACTCTATCCCACACATTGATTATCAAATACCACTCATGAGCTTACCCCTCATTTTTAAAACAACAGTCGATACGGTGCCTGCAGCTCTTCCCTACCTCTATGCCAATGATACCCTCATCACTGACTGGCACAAAAAACTTGCTCACGACACTAACTTTAAAATCGGTATTTGCTGGCAAGGTAACGCAAACTATTCCACACAATTTTTACGGCGCACCGTTGCTGCCAAATCTATACATGTCAAAGAATTTGCAGCACTGGGCGACATTCCTGGCATTAGTCTCTATAGTCTGCAAAAAATGAATGGTTCAGAACAACTACAAGAAATACGTTCCCTTATCAACATCAAAGAATTTGACGGCAACTTTGACCAAGACCATGGACGTTTTATGGATACAGCAGCCGTTATTAAAAATTTGGATCTTGTTATCACCGTCGACACATCAATTTCCCACTTTGCTGCTGCGCTGGGGTGTCCAACATGGATATTGCTTCCTGAACCACCAGATTGGCGTTGGATGATCGATCGTAAAGACACACCATGGTATCCCAATGTACGTTTATTCAAGCAACCGACATTGGGCGATTGGCAATCGGTTTTTGCAGCAGTAGGTGTGGCGCTTGAGCAATTACTTACTGAACGAAAATCAATGAGCACTCATTCCTAAACATGCTATAAAAAAGGACCCAACGATGCACACAATAAAAAAAATTATACTGACGACAATGTTTTCCATAATGAATTGCCAAGCACAAGAATCATTTGAATCACTATTCAACCAAGGCACACAAGAATTTCAATGCGGAAACCATGACCAAGCAATTGTCGCCTATAAAAAAGCATTATCCTATAACACAACCTGTCCGCAGCTTTATTTCAATCTCGGATTAGTACACCTACAACAAAAATGTTTTGAACAAGCGGCCGATGCCTTTAAGCAAGCCATTGACCACGATGCAAATTATACAAAAGCCCGTTATCACCTCGGTACCGCATTGCGCGATCAAGAGAAAAATCAGGAAGCACTAGAACAATTCCAAAAAACACTGTCGCTTGACCCAAACCATTACGATGCACTAGTTGGACTCGCACGCGTACTCAATGCAGTCAGTAAATTTGAGGAATCAACCCGCTGCTTTGAACGTGCCCTCGGCTTGCAACCACAGAATGCAAACATCCTATTGGAATATGCCAACACATTAAATATGGCCAACCAGACAGAAAAGGCGCTCGAAATCTATTATAAAATTTTGGCCATTCTTCCTAACAACAGTTCAATCATGTATAACGTCGCCTACACCTTAAAAAAACTTAATAGAATAGAAGAAGCACTTCCTGTTTATCAAAGAGTATTGGAACTTGACCCCAATAACAGTGAAGCGCATTTCAGTCTCAGCCTTGCCTATCTTATCACTGGCAACTTTGAACAAGGATGGCCTGAATACGAATGGCGTTGGAAGCGCGATCAAGGTTCTGCCCGCAATCTCAGCAAACCACTCTGGGATGGCACCCCACTCCATGGAAAAACAATTTTGCTCCATGCCGAACAAGGCCTTGGCGATAGCTTCCAATTTATTCGCTATGCCAAAATGGTAAAAGAACGTGGTGGCAAAATTGTTGCCGCTGTGCATAGCCCCTTGGTCACCTTGTTCAAGCTCTGCCCTTATATGGACACCGTGATATCACTCAATGATAATTTACCTTTCTATGATGTCCATGCACCCTTAATGTCACTCCCTTATCTTTTAAAAACAAGAGCTGAAACCATTCCTCACGACATGCCCTATTTATATGCTGATCCAGCATTGGTAGAATCCTGGAAGGAAAAACTATCTGCCGATAAGAAATTTAAAATTGGTATTTGCTGGCAAGGAAATTCAAACTACAGCACCCATTTTTTACGCACCGCCGTTGCTGCTAAATCAATCTCACTCCCAACCTTTATGCCACTGCTTACTATGCCAGGCGTCAGCACCTACAACTTGCAAAAAGTTACGGGTGAAGATCAATTAAACTTATTACCTACCAACGCATCACTTATTAATTTTGGCGATGACTTTGACACGACGCACGGACGCTTTATGGACACGGCAGCTGTCATGAAAAATCTTGATCTTATTATCACCGTTGACACCTCCATTGCGCACCTTGCTGGTGGCTTGGGCGTACCAGCATGGGTATTTCTCCCCGAACCACCAGACTGGCGCTGGATGCTCAAGCGCACGGATACACCATGGTACCCAACCATGCGTTTATTCAGACAACCTGCCGCTGGCGATTGGGACAGTGTCATGCAAACCATCACCGCAGAACTGACCAAACTCATGACGCCAAAACAATCTATTGCTGAAAAAATACGGGACATTCAAGAAGAAATAGCGCGAATTGAACAGCAACTTAATCTCCATGAACACAAACAATCTTTCGATGCAAACTTCACCCAACTCAATCAAACAATGTTTGCTTTATGTGCCGAGCACAACAAACTCAAGAAAGCCATACAAGGAACGGTATGATCAATAAAAAAATAATGCTCTGTATGTCATTGCTCTGCGCGGCGACAGGGCTACAAGCGCATGATATAGCCAATCACCTTGCACAAGCAACCACGCTGAGAAAGCACGGCGATAATCAGAAGGCAATTGCACAACTCAGACAGGCTCTGGATCTTGAGCCTGCCAATCATGATGCAACATCCTTGTTGGTAGACTTGTTAGACGAATCGGGTGATTACGATGCTGCATGCACGGTGCTCCAGCAAGCGCTGTGCCTGGCTCCTCACAACGTAGGGTTCACGCACCGACTTGCTTGCCTGTGCATCAATATTGGCCGTGTTGAAGAAGCTCTGGATGGCTTTAACGACATTCTTAATCAGATCCCCCATAGTACACAAACCATGTACAATAGTGCCTATACACTCAAAATGGCCGGCCGTGTTGATGAGGCAATAGCGCTGTATGAAAAAATACTTATGCTACAGCCTGACTATGAATCGGCAGAATTTGCACTCGGCCATGCCTATTTATATAAAGGTGATTTTAACAAAGGCTGGCAACAGCATGAACACTATTTAAAACGATCCCATAAGAACTCTGAACTGTTACGCACATTATTACTCACCAATCAACTCGCCGACAAAATTATTTTATTGCGTCCTGAAGGGGGGCTTGGTGACACACTCCAATTTATCCGCTATGCACAACTATTAAAAGAAAAAGGTGCCACCATTATTGCAGCAGTACAAAAACCACTCGTGCCATTATTGACACGATGTCCCTATATTGACACAGTAGTGCCAGTGCAAAGCCCACTACCTCCTTGTCACGAGTGGGTAGCACTTATGAGTCTCCCGGCAATTTTTAATTCAGACGAAGTCACCATACCCAAAAATATTCCCTACCTTTACCCAGACCCTGCGCTCGTAGAACAATGGGGAAATTTTTTTCAAACAAATACCCACTTTAAAATTGGCATCTGCTGGCAGGCTGATGTATTTAATGATTCTTCTCGTCCACGCGTTGCACGACGTGGCATGTCATTAACGCATTTTTATCTTCTGGCACAGATGCCCAACATCAGCCTCTATAGTCTGCAGCAAAAAGATGGCACCGAACAAATTCAACACATGCCAGCACCATGCACGCTCAATGTCTTTGACGAACAATTTGATAACGCCCACGGTGCTTTTATGGATAGCGCTGCGGTCATGAAGCATTTGGATTTGGTCATTACGGTCGATACGGCCATCGCACATCTTGCTGGTGCACTGGGCACCAAGGTATGGCTCTTGCTCCCCTATGCTACTGACTGGCGCTGGATTGTTGGTCGTACTGACACACCATGGTATCCAAGCATGCGTATCTTCAAGCAGCCTAACCCATTCGATTGGGAATCAGTGATGCATGAGGTTGAAAAAGAACTGAAAATGTTGGTAGAGGACAAATAATGAAGGGTATTTTTACAATCCTCCTCCTGTTCATAACACATCTCCACGCATCTCCATCTCTCATCGAACAAGGCAACCAATTTTTGCAGCAACAAAAATTAGACGAAGCACATCACTGTTTTTCACAAGCATTAACTCAGACCATTCAAGACAGCGAACAATATGCCATCGGCAATGCACTCCTGAACCTCGGCAACATGTATTATCAACAAGCGGCCATGGAAAAATCAGCAACTATATTCCAACAACTCGTCGATCTTTTTCCACACAGCTCAGCCGTACATCACAACCTTGGCCTCACCTTGGTTGAACTCACCCGTTACGATAAAGCAGAAAAAGTACTTGCACACGCATGCATGCTCAAACCAGACAATCCTGATTTCCATGTCGCTTTAGCAACAACACAATTAGCGTTGGGCAACTATGAACAAGGCTGGGAAAACTATGAACAACGCTGGCAACAACCAGATAAAAAAGCTCTCACCTTTTCCGCCATTCGTTGGGATGGCATACAGTCATTGCGCGGCAAAACAATACTGCTACTTTCTGAAGGAGCGCTAGGCGATTGCATACAGTTTGTCCGTTATGCACAATGCATAAAAGAACTGGGTGCAACCGTGATTCTCAAAACATTAAAACCCCTGACGTCATTATTAAGTAACTGTTCATACATCGACAAAATTATTACCGAAAAAGAACCCCTGCCGGCAACCGATTATTATACATCGCTCATGAGCTTACCTGCGCTCATGCATACCACCATCGACACCGTTCCAATACCTATTCCCTACATCAATGCAGAGCCTACACTTATTGAGTTATGGAAAAACAAATTCATCGACGCTAACAACATTAACATTGGCATTTGCTGGCAAGCAGACACCACCAATGAT is drawn from Candidatus Dependentiae bacterium and contains these coding sequences:
- the hflX gene encoding GTPase HflX, translated to MTREAQYNATDYPKTLLLGVQAPYNHTKSIETYFEEFVNLAKTNNIRNYETLFIKIRDIDTSYFLTKGKLNDVKEYCDKHEIEEVVFSEMLTCRQESNLSDFFDCKIFDRTQLILEIFDKAAHSAEGKTQVAIAMLQFQKTRLTGQGIHLDQQAGHRGMRGGFGETTKEKERRHIENTMLKLKRQLEALHHNREIQRKQRINNQIPHICIIGYTNAGKSTILNALTKSNVLAEDKLFATLDTTTRELYINKKKVGVLSDTVGFIQQLPPHLIAAFKSTLSELQYADLLIHVIDLSDPNWESHINVVHQILRDLDIHKEMVYAFNKIDKIPAIETLYGPVSTYQPHVLVSSLNKEGLQSLIEFIATWDSRNKNADSELTPTEQK
- a CDS encoding tetratricopeptide repeat protein, whose protein sequence is MKPLININRKYLVIIALTYVSCSYTDSEQEYLDLAKTYAKHNNQNKALEYYQKALTENPTNFEACFNSASIFYSQDNPTNAIIFYKKAIALNPNSPAAWFNVGMSYNQDGNTDQAMVAFKKTIELNPSHSKAHQHLASIYEKQKNIPLALVHNKISLTFDPNNVETLRKTANLLKQSDNFEEAIPLFQRALASDPKNIHTMLDLANTYNMIDDLDAALTWYQQILEINPAINEARYNYAFTLKKQGHFIQAMEIYKELIAIKPTYAQPHFSLSLAYLSLGDFEHGWQEYEWRWAAYNETPKKFNAPLWQGEDIQGKTILLYSEQGLGDTFQFIRYAKLISEQGGTVIFQAQKPLKTILSLCPYIHRVVIAGDSIPHIDYQIPLMSLPLIFKTTVDTVPAALPYLYANDTLITDWHKKLAHDTNFKIGICWQGNANYSTQFLRRTVAAKSIHVKEFAALGDIPGISLYSLQKMNGSEQLQEIRSLINIKEFDGNFDQDHGRFMDTAAVIKNLDLVITVDTSISHFAAALGCPTWILLPEPPDWRWMIDRKDTPWYPNVRLFKQPTLGDWQSVFAAVGVALEQLLTERKSMSTHS
- a CDS encoding tetratricopeptide repeat protein → MHTIKKIILTTMFSIMNCQAQESFESLFNQGTQEFQCGNHDQAIVAYKKALSYNTTCPQLYFNLGLVHLQQKCFEQAADAFKQAIDHDANYTKARYHLGTALRDQEKNQEALEQFQKTLSLDPNHYDALVGLARVLNAVSKFEESTRCFERALGLQPQNANILLEYANTLNMANQTEKALEIYYKILAILPNNSSIMYNVAYTLKKLNRIEEALPVYQRVLELDPNNSEAHFSLSLAYLITGNFEQGWPEYEWRWKRDQGSARNLSKPLWDGTPLHGKTILLHAEQGLGDSFQFIRYAKMVKERGGKIVAAVHSPLVTLFKLCPYMDTVISLNDNLPFYDVHAPLMSLPYLLKTRAETIPHDMPYLYADPALVESWKEKLSADKKFKIGICWQGNSNYSTHFLRTAVAAKSISLPTFMPLLTMPGVSTYNLQKVTGEDQLNLLPTNASLINFGDDFDTTHGRFMDTAAVMKNLDLIITVDTSIAHLAGGLGVPAWVFLPEPPDWRWMLKRTDTPWYPTMRLFRQPAAGDWDSVMQTITAELTKLMTPKQSIAEKIRDIQEEIARIEQQLNLHEHKQSFDANFTQLNQTMFALCAEHNKLKKAIQGTV
- a CDS encoding tetratricopeptide repeat protein, yielding MINKKIMLCMSLLCAATGLQAHDIANHLAQATTLRKHGDNQKAIAQLRQALDLEPANHDATSLLVDLLDESGDYDAACTVLQQALCLAPHNVGFTHRLACLCINIGRVEEALDGFNDILNQIPHSTQTMYNSAYTLKMAGRVDEAIALYEKILMLQPDYESAEFALGHAYLYKGDFNKGWQQHEHYLKRSHKNSELLRTLLLTNQLADKIILLRPEGGLGDTLQFIRYAQLLKEKGATIIAAVQKPLVPLLTRCPYIDTVVPVQSPLPPCHEWVALMSLPAIFNSDEVTIPKNIPYLYPDPALVEQWGNFFQTNTHFKIGICWQADVFNDSSRPRVARRGMSLTHFYLLAQMPNISLYSLQQKDGTEQIQHMPAPCTLNVFDEQFDNAHGAFMDSAAVMKHLDLVITVDTAIAHLAGALGTKVWLLLPYATDWRWIVGRTDTPWYPSMRIFKQPNPFDWESVMHEVEKELKMLVEDK
- a CDS encoding tetratricopeptide repeat-containing glycosyltransferase family protein is translated as MKGIFTILLLFITHLHASPSLIEQGNQFLQQQKLDEAHHCFSQALTQTIQDSEQYAIGNALLNLGNMYYQQAAMEKSATIFQQLVDLFPHSSAVHHNLGLTLVELTRYDKAEKVLAHACMLKPDNPDFHVALATTQLALGNYEQGWENYEQRWQQPDKKALTFSAIRWDGIQSLRGKTILLLSEGALGDCIQFVRYAQCIKELGATVILKTLKPLTSLLSNCSYIDKIITEKEPLPATDYYTSLMSLPALMHTTIDTVPIPIPYINAEPTLIELWKNKFIDANNINIGICWQADTTNDANRPPQAQRSIPADMLAPLALLPNIKLYSLQQGAVAPPCMHDFGPTVDTANGRFMDTAAIMCNLDLVISVDTAIAHLAGALGTPTWLILPYKADWRWLTTQRTTPWYPTMHIFRKNQSEPWTTVIEKIIDKVSFFIIKKETAHEKIL